The Sebastes fasciatus isolate fSebFas1 chromosome 13, fSebFas1.pri, whole genome shotgun sequence genome includes a region encoding these proteins:
- the hmgxb4a gene encoding HMG domain-containing protein 4a, producing MAFEEIKNKGGMDAGMEGDRGLVAGRSQREKRRSYKDLLREEEEIAAQVRKSSKKRPKDSELFMLGGDSHKKKKKHSDDYYHRDHDGSGPPPHKKKHKSADRSPLSSPSSSHPTDTAMGLLQAITSPLATGSDPSPHLHKKPSYPPFSSHSSKDRKRESNSGGSKGSHSFSHSRPVSSSSSSSKKHSSSSKSSLFHGGAPKEEPLTLREADGLKMKLIMSPEKEEGESFPFTPHSSKGGGKKEKDRDRMQHSKSPKKKLQQSRDPLPVVGKEVEVEGHYGGGMGDDSSSSGGELEAGELVIDDSYTHLTKKKKKSKKSKKKKDKEKDRDKDKSGKDKKHSKGFGDSSRVHSHSHPTVTHSAVGPMYAMGTPVPPHHHQGNDGVTEKKKKKEEKDREKHEKGKKPKKKNIITAYQVFCKEYRVNINAEQPGLVFGALSKKLAEVWKAMPEKDKLIWRQKAQYLQHKQNKAEATTVKHKSVTEGKSKAVGTGTGMVSPNRAPCTMSLSPARIPDVDPIDAAAHLQLLGESLSLIGHRLQETEGMVAVSGSLSVLLDSILCALGPLTCLTAQIPQLNGCPRNVLSNTLDNIAYIMPGL from the exons ATGGCTTTCGAGGAGATCAAGAATAAAGGAGGAATGG aTGCAGGAATGGAAGGAGACAGAGGCCTTGTAGCTGGTCGtagccagagagagaaaaggaggtcGTACAAGGATCTgttaagagaggaagaggagattgCTGCTCAGGTCCGAAAGTCTTCCAAGAAACGACCCAAG GACTCAGAACTGTTCATGCTTGGAGGGGACTCgcacaaaaagaagaagaaacatagTGATGACTACTATCACAGAG ACCATGACGGTTCAGGTCCACCTCCCCACAAGAAAAAGCACAAGTCTGCAGACCGCTCCCCTCTCTCGTCCCCCTCATCCTCCCACCCGACAGACACAGCGATGGGCCTCCTGCAGGCTATCACCTCTCCACTGGCCACAGGTTCAGACCCCAGCCCCCACTTGCACAAGAAACCCTCCTACCCACCCTTCTCCTCGCACTCCTCCAAGGACCGCAAACGCGAGAGCAACAGTGGTGGAAGCAAAGGGAGCCattccttctctcactcacgcCCCGTGTCTTCATCGTCGTCTTCCTCAAAGAAGCACTCCTCTTCCTCAAAGTCGTCTCTATTCCACGGTGGAGCTCCCAAAGAGGAACCCTTGACGTTACGTGAGGCTGACGGGCTGAAGATGAAGCTCATCATGTCGCcagagaaggaggaaggagagagctTCCCGTTCACGCCCCACTCATCCAAAGGAGGtggaaagaaagagaaggataGAGACAGGATGCAGCACTCAAAGTCGCCCAAGAAGAAACTACAACAGAGTCGAGATCCCCTGCCTGTAGTGGGGAaagaggtggaggtggaag GCCATTATGGAGGTGGCATGGGAGATGATAGCTCTTCATCTGGGGGTGAACTGGAGGCGGGTGAACTGGTTATAGACGATTCATACACACACctgacaaaaaagaagaaaaagagcaaaaaaagcaagaagaagaaagacaaagaaaaagacagagacaaGGATAAAAGTGGGAAGGACAAGAAGCACAGCAAAGGATTTGGAG ACTCATCGCGGGTCCACAGCCACTCCCATCCAACTGTCACTCACAGCGCCGTCGGTCCAATGTATGCCATGGGCACGCCCGTCCCTCCACACCACCATCAAGGCAATGATGGagtgacagagaagaagaagaagaaagaggagaaagatcGGGAAAAGCATGAGAAGGGAAAAAAG CCCAAGAAGAAGAACATCATAACAGCATATCAGGTGTTTTGTAAGGAGTACAGGGTCAACATAAATGCAGAACAGCCAGGACTAG TCTTTGGTGCGCTAAGCAAAAAGTTGGCCGAAGTTTGGAAGGCGATGCCGGAGAAAGACAAATTG ATTTGGAGGCAGAAAGCTCAGTATCTGCAGCACAAACAGAACAAAGCTGAGGCCACCACAGTCAAACACAAGAGTGTCACTGAGGGCAAAAGCAAAG CTGTAGGAACGGGAACAGGGATGGTGTCACCGAACAGAGCGCCGTGCACTATGTCACTATCCCCAGCACGAATCCCAGATGTTGATCCCATCGATGCAGCAGCTCACCTGCAGCTATTAGGAGAGTCCCTGTCCCTGATTGGGCATCGGCTACAGGAAACAGAG GGGATGGTGGCAGTGTCCGGGAGTCTGTCTGTACTTCTGGACTCCATCTTGTGTGCGCTGGGACCGCTGACCTGTCTCACAGCACAGATACCACAGTTAAACGGATGTCCTCGAAACGTCCTG tCGAATACGTTGGACAACATTGCCTACATCATGCCTGGGCTGTGA